One Dehalococcoidia bacterium genomic window, GGCCGCACCCTGGGCCGACGGCGCCTGGCCCCCCACCTCAGCCCCGGCAAGACCTGGGAGGGCACCCTGGGGGGGCTGCTGCTGGGGAGCCTGGGCGTCGTCCTGATCAACTGGGCCACCGGGCTGCGGCTGCCGCCCGCCGATGTGGCATCCCTGGCACCGCTGGTGGCCGTTGCCGCCACCCTGGGCGACCTGTGCGAGTCCTTCCTGAAGCGAGGGGCGGGCGTCAAGGACGCCTCAGCGGCCATCCCGGGCCACGGCGGCTTCCTGGACCGTCTGGACAGCGTCCTGTTCGTGGCCCCTCTGGTATACTATTGGGGCCTGTGGGTGAGCAAGTGAAGGGCCTCGTCGTCCTGGGATCCACCGGCTCCATCGGCCGCCAGACGCTCGAGGTGGTGAGGGCGCTGCGCGGCCGCTTCCGTGTGGTGGGGCTGGCCGCCGGCAACAACCTCAGCCTGCTGGAGGAGCAGGTACGCGAGTTCCGCCCCCGCCTGGTCTACGCCAGCCGCGACGGCGAACAGCTCTACATGCGCCTGCGGGAGCTGGGCCTCCCCTGCCGCTGGGCCCTCCCCGAAGAGATGGCCGTGGCCGAGGATGCCCACGTGGTGATGGTGGCCACCGTAGGTCGCGCGGGCCTGTCGCCCACGCTGGCTGCCTTGCGGGCGGGCAAGGTGGTGGCCCTCGCCAACAAAGAGGTGCTGGTCATGGCAGGGCACCTAGTGAGGGAAGCGGCCCGCCAGGGGGGCGGCGAGCTGCGGCCGGTGGACTCGGAGCACTCGGCCATCTGGCAGTGCCTCTGGGGTGAGCGGCCGGAGGGCGTAGCCAGGCTGCTGCTCACCGCTTCCGGCGGCCCCTTCCGCGACACCCCTCTGGAGGAGCTGGCCCGCGTCACCGCCGCCGAGGCCCTTCGCCACCCCACCTGGCAGATGGGGCCTAAGGTCACAGTGGACTCGGCCACCCTCCTGAACAAGGGGCTGGAGTGCATCGAGGCGCGCTGGTTCTTCGACCTTCCCCTCGAGCGAATCGACGTGCTGCTCCATCGCGAGAGCATCGTCCACTCTCTGGTGGAGTTCCGCGACGGCTCCCTGAAGGCCCAGCTTAGCGCCCCCGACATGCGCCTGCCCATTCAGCTGGCCCTCACCTACCCCGAGCGGGTGGAGGGCGCCAGCGTGCCGCGAGTGGACCTGGCGCGGCTGGGGGCGCTGCACTTCGGGCCGGTGGACCTGCGCCGGTACCCCTGCCTGGCCCTGGCCCTGGAGGCGGGGCGCCGGGGCGGCACCTATCCTGCGGCCCTCTCGGCGGCCGACGAGGTGGCGGTGCAGCACTTCCTGGCCGGCCACATCGGCTTTCTGGACATACCGCGCCTGCTGGAAGACGTGCTGAGCGCCCACCGCGGCGCCGCCGATCCCTCTCTGGACGAGGTGCTGGAGGCCGATGCCTGGGCCCGCGCGCGGGCCGATGAGTGGGTGAGGGCGAGGGCGCGGTAGCATGACCTGGCAGGGGATCCTAGCCTTCATCGGCATCCTGGCCTTCCTAGTGGTGGTCCACGAGCTGGGCCATTTCCTGACCGCCAAGCTGTTCGGCGTGAAGGTGCTGGAGGCAGGGCTGGGCTATCCGCCTCGCCTGTGGGGCTTCCGCTTCCGGGACACCATATACTCCATAAACCTGCTGCCCCTGGGGGGCTTCGTGCGGCTCATGGGGGAGGAGGATCCCACCCATCCCCAGAGCCTGGCGCGTCAGCCTCCCCTGGCCCGGCTGGTGGTGCTGGCCTCGGGCTCGGTCCTGAACCTGCTCCTGCCCATCCTCCTGTTCGCCATCGCCTTCAGCATCCCGCGGGAGGTGCCGGTAGGACTGGTGACCATCGCAGAGGTGGTGCCCGGCTCGCCGGCCGAGGAGGCGGGGCTGCGGCCAGGGGACGTGGTGCTCGCCCTGGACGGCCAGACGATCCGCAACGTGCAGGACCTGGGCCGCGAAATAAGGCTGCGCATGGGAGAGACGGTGACCTTCACCATCAAGCGGCCCGAGGCGGGCGGGGCCAGCGTCCTGGGCGGCGGAGGGGGCCAGATAATGCATATCCCCGTCCACGCCCGCTTTCGCACCGATGGCCCCACGGGGATCCGCGTGGCTATGGCCCTCTCATATACCGAGCGGGAGTCCTACCCCTTCTGGGAGGCGCTGGGCAAGGGCTGGACGGCCACCGTCGAGTCCCTCATCCTGGCCCGCAACGAGGTGATATCGTGGTTTACGGGCGGGGGCCGGCCGGAGGTGGCCGGCCCGGTGGGCATCGCCCAGGC contains:
- a CDS encoding 1-deoxy-D-xylulose-5-phosphate reductoisomerase → MGEQVKGLVVLGSTGSIGRQTLEVVRALRGRFRVVGLAAGNNLSLLEEQVREFRPRLVYASRDGEQLYMRLRELGLPCRWALPEEMAVAEDAHVVMVATVGRAGLSPTLAALRAGKVVALANKEVLVMAGHLVREAARQGGGELRPVDSEHSAIWQCLWGERPEGVARLLLTASGGPFRDTPLEELARVTAAEALRHPTWQMGPKVTVDSATLLNKGLECIEARWFFDLPLERIDVLLHRESIVHSLVEFRDGSLKAQLSAPDMRLPIQLALTYPERVEGASVPRVDLARLGALHFGPVDLRRYPCLALALEAGRRGGTYPAALSAADEVAVQHFLAGHIGFLDIPRLLEDVLSAHRGAADPSLDEVLEADAWARARADEWVRARAR
- a CDS encoding M50 family metallopeptidase, with the translated sequence MTWQGILAFIGILAFLVVVHELGHFLTAKLFGVKVLEAGLGYPPRLWGFRFRDTIYSINLLPLGGFVRLMGEEDPTHPQSLARQPPLARLVVLASGSVLNLLLPILLFAIAFSIPREVPVGLVTIAEVVPGSPAEEAGLRPGDVVLALDGQTIRNVQDLGREIRLRMGETVTFTIKRPEAGGASVLGGGGGQIMHIPVHARFRTDGPTGIRVAMALSYTERESYPFWEALGKGWTATVESLILARNEVISWFTGGGRPEVAGPVGIAQATGEVVERSGWRTLLDFAALLSINLGIINLLPLPMLDGGRIVFVLIEVARRGKRLAPEKEALVHFVGLMAIITLAVVITYFDVLRILREESLFR